A genomic region of Amphiura filiformis chromosome 6, Afil_fr2py, whole genome shotgun sequence contains the following coding sequences:
- the LOC140154664 gene encoding melatonin receptor type 1B-like, which yields MFTTVNSGNEVENNDLIDILYAVVMFIMGFTGILGNFMVIGAVFVHKKLRVISNAFIVNLAVADLMICLITDTFGIIGIYTNGKIFKDNPIFCNFLGCICVTSCCCSLWSITAISLNRYICICHRRVYPVIYNTHTVPFMIAGLWILTFMIDVPALAGWGEHSYVEDILYCTYDFMPRYGYSIFLMIWQFGIPATLLTYSYIRILLFSRSIKKALRKMQESDLPPSASSKIAVTDLRLLRSVLIIWIVFCALWSPYAVLLLLPDVTNLPRTYIIFATGFAHLSSSTNSVIYGLTHQNFREGYLILLRKLKVCGSKKKPETIRTTSPSQNVSISQNISMTHQTSLQSSQQHKTAPEKEIGNFDPVVEDQYAINSDTNYSQ from the coding sequence ATGTTCACAACCGTCAATTCGGGGAACGAAGTTGAAAACAACGACCTTATTGATATCCTCTACGCTGTGGTTATGTTTATCATGGGTTTTACCGGCATTCTGGGCAACTTTATGGTTATTGGAGCCGTTTTCGTTCACAAGAAACTTCGCGTGATAAGCAACGCATTCATCGTCAACTTAGCCGTCGCAGATTTGATGATATGTCTTATCACTGATACTTTTGGAATCATTGGTATTTATACCAATGGTAAAATTTTCAAAGATAACCCAATTTTCTGTAATTTTCTTGGTTGCATCTGCGTTACATCATGCTGTTGCTCATTGTGGAGTATCACAGCAATATCACTTAATCGGTACATATGTATCTGTCATCGACGTGTGTATCCTGTAATATATAATACACACACGGTACCATTCATGATAGCTGGTTTATGGATTCTAACTTTTATGATTGATGTTCCCGCGTTAGCAGGCTGGGGAGAGCATAGTTACGTGGAAGACATCTTGTACTGCACCTACGACTTCATGCCACGCTATGGATATTCAATATTTCTTATGATTTGGCAATTTGGTATTCCTGCGACCCTTCTGACTTACTCTTACATCAGAATTTTACTGTTTTCAAGATCTATCAAGAAGGCCCTTCGTAAGATGCAAGAATCTGATCTGCCGCCATCTGCTAGCAGCAAAATTGCCGTTACAGATCTTCGTCTCTTGCGATCTGTTCTCATCATCTGGATTGTGTTCTGCGCTCTTTGGTCCCCATATGCAGTCCTTCTTCTGCTTCCCGATGTCACTAACCTACCCCGGACTTACATTATCTTCGCTACAGGATTCGCGCATCTAAGCAGCAGTACAAATAGCGTTATCTATGGTCTTACTCATCAGAACTTTCGAGAAGGTTACTTGATACTCCTCAGGAAACTTAAGGTATGCGGTTCTAAGAAGAAACCCGAGACCATTCGtacaacatcaccatcacaaaATGTATCGATTTCTCAGAATATAAGTATGACTCACCAAACATCTCTACAATCATCGCAGCAGCATAAAACAGCTCCAGAAAAAGAGATTGGTAACTTTGATCCTGTGGTTGAAGATCAATATGCTATTAACTCAGATACCAATTATAGTCAATAA